A segment of the Anopheles cruzii chromosome 2, idAnoCruzAS_RS32_06, whole genome shotgun sequence genome:
GCATTTTTTACGCTATAAAATCCTATAACGACCGGAGAAGATCGTACCGATCGCGGAGGAATCAAGTTCCGATACCGTTGTCGCCATACCGGCACGgcataaaaattattttgaccaAGACCTTCAGCGGTAAGCTTCTTTCGCCGTAAAGATGATCCGGCAGGATTTTATGCGCCATTATGCTTCACTTTGTTGCCTGCCACTATTGTTATGGGCAGGCCGCTTTCAAGTGTCTCCACATCATTGCACGTCCCCTGCGGGCGGGTGGAGAGAACATCAATGGCATTCGCGAAACGGTCATAGAAAAGGGATGGCTTACGGAAATCCTTCATTCAGTCACCGACAAAGCGAACTTGGCCGGATCTTCCCGGTTGCGTTTACTTTCGCCATGGAGCGACACACAATGGAATCAACGCGCCACCCCGTGAAGCTAGTTGGGTGTACATTTCACATTTCCGAGGGGATTACGCTTTTTGTGTGACCTCATTCGTGATGAAGTACGTTACCGCAGATGATTCAAATGTTCCTGCGGGGGGCAAAAAAAGCGTCCCCGAACCGGAACATATGCCACAGATCTagcgccgtttttttttctcgctccgaTGCCCCCGGTGATGTCACTTGGTGCGGGATAATACCCAGGCAACGGCCAGCAATTTATGTATTATGGAAGTGCCATCGAAACCGTTATTTTTAGACGAGTCAGTTGTGGCGCTAAATTTGAATAGAGAGCTACGGCTTCAAAGCTACAGGAATAGACAATTCATTACAAACAACATCGACTGTAAGAAGCGTATGTACCAGTCGGCCAGTCGATAATTTGGCCACTCTTTTAGTCTTATATCTTGTACATGTATATCTTTACAAATGTAAGTTGTGTATTCGTAATTCGTATTCGTGTACACGATCCTGTCCATCACGGTCACTTTCTCGCGCGTGGTCGAATCATCATCGTGGTGGATTTCAGTGAATATTTATCTCCCCGGAAATCCATCCACATCAGTCCTCTCGAATCCATCGATTCTGGCAGCTTTCCTCGCAAGTACTCTCCGTTGAGGTGGCTAAGATCAATTGTTAGCAATGAGAAACCTTGAGAAACCTTCCTTGACCGTGGGATTCACATACCTGCGATGACATTTGTAGAACCACCAGGCGCCCTTGAAGGATGCGGCACAATTGAACGTTGCCTTGCTGTTGTCTTTGTCGTAGGTCGAGAAACTTTCGTTCAGATGAATACGCAACGAGTCGCCGGCCGAACACGAGACGCAGCTTCCGAGATCTGTCATTGCGTATTTGATACTTTCCGCACCGATCCGAAACAGAtcgtaccgtgccgtggctCGAGCACCGTCGAAGTCTTCCAGCTCGATGGCCAGTTCGTGCGGAGCCACATTCGTTAGGCGGTAGATATTGTCCAGCCCTAGCCAGAACTCGCCATGCAGGGTCCCGAAGCCGCGCTTGTAGTTGTCCCAGTCACGCATAAAGTTCACCGATCCATCCCTTCGGCGCTGTATGATGGTCCAGCCACCACCTTCGTACTGCTGATCGCAATAAACCGTCATCGGCTCCTGGAACGGATAGTTCGGATCAATGCGGTACAGTCCCGACACTCTGGACGGCACATTCCGACAGGAAGATGCCAGTGTTTCCAATGACCGTGCTGCTAACGGTTGTGCTATTGACGGTTGCAGTAGAAACTTCTGCATAAGAGGAGTTAAACGTTCCAGCTGGACGGCCGTTTGGTTGGTATAGGCCAACAGATCCCCCTGAAGACCCTGGATGAAGTCCAGTCGGGACGCCAGCAGCTCGTAACTGAATCCGGTCAAATTTCCGGCACCAACACGGCCGCACCACACCACGAACAGCACGAAACAACCTGCGAGAGCTTTCATGACCGATCGCTCTCGCTGAAGATTAATCACTGAAAGTATGAAATTCATAGTGCAAATGCTTTGGTACTTATTTATAATCAGGGAATCCCAGAGCTCCATGTGATAACCAATGCATTGACAGAGTTGACGAGCTGACGTCTTTCGTATAGAAACCGGCAGTAATCGGTGCAGCGCTGGCGGATGATCTGTAGACGAGCCACGGTGGTCGGTGTGGACGTtaattatcaatttattcACGACTACCGTATACAGAGAGACACAGACAAATGTGTTTTGACATGAATGGTGATCGTTTTCAGAAACAGAATTGATAAGCCGCAACGGCcgaggtcggtcggtcgcggtctTTGCTGATTGAATGCAACTGAC
Coding sequences within it:
- the LOC128267719 gene encoding ficolin-1-like yields the protein MKALAGCFVLFVVWCGRVGAGNLTGFSYELLASRLDFIQGLQGDLLAYTNQTAVQLERLTPLMQKFLLQPSIAQPLAARSLETLASSCRNVPSRVSGLYRIDPNYPFQEPMTVYCDQQYEGGGWTIIQRRRDGSVNFMRDWDNYKRGFGTLHGEFWLGLDNIYRLTNVAPHELAIELEDFDGARATARYDLFRIGAESIKYAMTDLGSCVSCSAGDSLRIHLNESFSTYDKDNSKATFNCAASFKGAWWFYKCHRSHLNGEYLRGKLPESMDSRGLMWMDFRGDKYSLKSTTMMIRPRARK